One Bremerella alba genomic window, TCATTGCGATCAGTGCGCGGGTCAAAATTGGTTACCCGCGCACAGAGATCACACCACGAACGCACCAGGTGTTGCGGATCGAAATAGAGGGAGAGTCCTGGCTGGCCGATGTGGGCGTGGGGGGCCTCAGCTCAACTGCGGCGCTGAAGTTAGAACTCGACAGCGAACAGAAGACACCGCACGAGACGCGGCGGATTGTGCGCGATGACGATCTCTATTTCCACCAGGCATTGCTGGCCGGCACATGGGAAGATGTCTGTCAGATGACGCTCGAGCCGATGCCGCCGATCGACCGCGAGGTGGCTAATTGGTATACGTCGACCCACCCCCAGTCGCGTTTCAAGAACCTGTTAATGGTCGCCAAGGCTGCACCCGAAGGAGTTCGGCTGACGATGCTAAACGACGTGTTTTCGGTCCGGGATGCCAGCGGCACAGCCACCAAAACACCGATTCGCACCCAAGAAGAAATGCTCGACCTGCTGGCCGAGCATTTCAAAATGGAGCTTCAAGGGGACGATCGCTACGACCTACCCCTTTTGCGCGGTTAGGACGTGGGGCTTAGTTCGAGCCGAGAGCTTTTTCTAGGACAGGCTTGAACGCCTCGGCTTGTCGCATGAAGCCTAGATCGCTGGCGTGCGAAGCGTCGGTGGCCCCTTCGGTATCTTTACCGTAGAGGTGATCGCCGGGGATGTAGTACAGGTTTTTGATGCCTGCGTCGGTTAGCTCTTGATAGGCTTTGGTTAGGGCGGCGTGGTTGGCCGTGTGATGCTGGTTTCTGGTCGGCAGAATCCAATCGTTCGTATTGCGGCGGTCTTCAACCAAAATGATCGGTGTGTCAGGCTTGGCCGCACGAAGCTGTTTCACCAACGGCACGCAGCGCTGGGCGACATCCGGAGCACTCATGTTCGGTAGGCAGTCGATCACGTAGGCGGCTGCGTCGACCTGAACCAGGTAATCGGCAACTTCCTCGTGCATTTTTCCGTTGCCCGAGAAGCCCAAGTTGGCGACGGGACGATCGAGCCAACGCCCGAGAATTGCAGTGTGAACCATGCCAGGGCGACTAGCACAGGCCCCGTGGGTGATGCTGGTGCCGTAAAACACAATCGGTTTCTCGCGGGGTGCGAGGCCTTCAAACTTCGAGCCTTTCTTGACGCCGACCTTCAGCGTTTCAATGCCGTTATACAGGGGAAGATAAGCAGCGTACTCGCGCTCGCCAGGGGCCAGGCCACTGATCCATTTGGTTTTCACGGTTTGGGAGGATGGCTTGGTGACGCTCACCCACTTCCACGTACCATCTTTATCACGCGCGTAAAGATCGACGCCGCTGACGCCGGTGGCAGGCATGTGCGGCATCGCGATGCCACCGTCCTTCAGCTTGTAGTCGATCCACAGTTCGGTGGCGTCGGTCTTGAACCGGGCCATCATACCAGCACTGTCGCGGCTTAAGCTCCAAACGGCCGAGGTGACTTTACCTTCTGCGGATGCAGGCAAGCGATCGAACCAGCGGGAACGTTCTTGCTCGGGAAGGATTCGGCCTTCGACCCCCCACTGCGTAATATCGTGCCAGACAATACCGTCGTCGGTTTTGTCTTGTGCGACAAGCGTTTGAAACGAACTTAACGAGAGGATGGCGACAGCGCAAAGGAGTGTCGGGAGGGTTCTCATGGCGTGATTCCTGTGGCGGGATAAACTTGAAGTTCCTTCGACGTTAAATGGTCTGGTCGGAACAAGCAAGTAGGCAAACAAGCTTATCAGGCGGAGAAATCGCCAGCATGAATCGCCAAGCGGGCCATCCTTTCAAGCAAGATGGCCCTTCGTTGACGATCTTAAGGGGGACTTCTTTACTGGACGGCGCTGATCGCCTTTTGGGCTTCCTGGCCGTAGTGCGTGTCGGAGTAACGGCTGACGACGCGACCCATCATCCTTTTCAGGGTGACCGGAGAATTGGCCTTCTGTTGGCCTTGGTCGTAAAGCTTCTTGGCCGTTAGCTCATCCTGAAAAGCTTCGTTTTCGTCCAGCTTGTCGACCAAGTCGCGGCAGGCGCGGCCTTGCGGAGTCGACTTGAAATCCGTGGCGACCATTTCCGCGAGTTCGTACCCTGCGATCTGCTCGGGGATGGTTCCTTCGCGCGAGGTCTTGATCTTTTCGATTTGACGATTCAAGTAATTGGTGACGGTCGAGTTGAACTCATCGGCCAGTGATTCGTCCATTTTCTTGCGAAGCGAAATCAGCGAACGCTCGTCCAGCTTGGCACCGATTTCCGCAGGCCACAAAATTTCTCGCATCCGTGGCGACATTTCTGGGGTGAGGATCGAGAAGCTGCCACCCATGCCGGACTTCATGTCGCGGACAATCGAATACTCCTTCGTGCCGTCGTCCTTGGGATAAAAGCTGCCGGCCGATCTTCGCCCGGTTTGTATGCCATCTTCGAATGTGGAATACATGAACAGTTCGCTTTGAAAGCCCATCCGCTGCACGATCGAAGGATCGTCGCCGTGGAAGATGTTGGGCCCGACGAGATTACGTTCTAATGCGTAGCTGACCCCGCGCGAGGTTTCATCGGCATTGATCGCGAAGAGCACAACAGGCTCGTTACGAATCATTTCATGAATTTGCGCAAAGAGTTCCGGCGACCAAACATTGCACTTGGGACACCACGATGCGTAGACCATGACGACCGGGGTTTTGTCGCCGATCGATGCCGGCGACGGCACCCTGCCTTGCCAGCGCACGCCGGCGAGTGCTTGATCGAGCGAAACGTTTTTGATGGGGACCATCTGCATGCCTGGGGCGGCAATTTGACCCAAAGCCAGGGCAGGCAGCATAAGAACAGCAAGCGTGACGATCGTCACCATGGAAAAGCGATGCATGATAAGAGTCTCCTCAAACAATGGTATCGATGATCTTCGATTGAAATCGTTTCAAACCCGTAAGTCAAGGTGTTTTGGTACCCCTCTGGATGGGTCTGGCGAAATTGCGCAAGTTTTACATATCGCAGCGACCTGATTTACAGTCACGCCGCGTTCTGACAAGCAGATTCATTCGCTAAGATATGCGGTTCGATAGTGCAATCTCAGCGAGGAGCAGCGGCGATGACAACGCGAAATATGACCCAGGAAGAAGTCGTTCAACTGGTCGAATGGGCGGCTCAAGAGGGATGGAATCCTGGGCTTTGCGATGCCGAACGTTTTTGGGCGACCGACCCGGAAGGTTTCATGGCCATCGATGTTGACGGGCAGATGGCCGGTGCCGGTTGCGCTTTCTATCATGGTCCCGAGTATGGTTTTATGGGGCTGTTTATCATGCTGCCAGAGTTCCGCGGGCAAGGGCTGGGCCGCACCCTATGGTATGCCCGCCGCGACAAGCTTCGCTCTCGCCTATCGGCAGACGCGACCATCGGCATGGATGCTGTCACGAACATGATTCCCTTTTATGCCGAAGGGGGATTCGAGGTCTTTGCCCGGCACTGCCGCTTCACGCTTTCAGCGGAGAACGTATCGGTGCCAGAGAACCCTGCGGTGGTTCGTTTGACTGAGCCCGATCTGGCGGAAGTTCGCG contains:
- a CDS encoding TlpA family protein disulfide reductase encodes the protein MHRFSMVTIVTLAVLMLPALALGQIAAPGMQMVPIKNVSLDQALAGVRWQGRVPSPASIGDKTPVVMVYASWCPKCNVWSPELFAQIHEMIRNEPVVLFAINADETSRGVSYALERNLVGPNIFHGDDPSIVQRMGFQSELFMYSTFEDGIQTGRRSAGSFYPKDDGTKEYSIVRDMKSGMGGSFSILTPEMSPRMREILWPAEIGAKLDERSLISLRKKMDESLADEFNSTVTNYLNRQIEKIKTSREGTIPEQIAGYELAEMVATDFKSTPQGRACRDLVDKLDENEAFQDELTAKKLYDQGQQKANSPVTLKRMMGRVVSRYSDTHYGQEAQKAISAVQ
- a CDS encoding GNAT family N-acetyltransferase; its protein translation is MTTRNMTQEEVVQLVEWAAQEGWNPGLCDAERFWATDPEGFMAIDVDGQMAGAGCAFYHGPEYGFMGLFIMLPEFRGQGLGRTLWYARRDKLRSRLSADATIGMDAVTNMIPFYAEGGFEVFARHCRFTLSAENVSVPENPAVVRLTEPDLAEVRALDRRGFPCEREKYLGAWTTQPNAYWLGLPGNNGLEGYSVMRLCRSGWKVGPLMAAGKDQARQLLLACIARAERGPVFIDVPDNNPAAWSLCEEFNMEQVFECTRMYFGPAPELDHAWIYGVTSLEAG
- a CDS encoding SGNH/GDSL hydrolase family protein, with translation MRTLPTLLCAVAILSLSSFQTLVAQDKTDDGIVWHDITQWGVEGRILPEQERSRWFDRLPASAEGKVTSAVWSLSRDSAGMMARFKTDATELWIDYKLKDGGIAMPHMPATGVSGVDLYARDKDGTWKWVSVTKPSSQTVKTKWISGLAPGEREYAAYLPLYNGIETLKVGVKKGSKFEGLAPREKPIVFYGTSITHGACASRPGMVHTAILGRWLDRPVANLGFSGNGKMHEEVADYLVQVDAAAYVIDCLPNMSAPDVAQRCVPLVKQLRAAKPDTPIILVEDRRNTNDWILPTRNQHHTANHAALTKAYQELTDAGIKNLYYIPGDHLYGKDTEGATDASHASDLGFMRQAEAFKPVLEKALGSN
- a CDS encoding arylamine N-acetyltransferase family protein — its product is MKMDQAARPAENVSDYVDLNAYFRRIGYDGPQEPSLSVLHDIVHAHVLSIPFENLDVLLGRPICLDAAALQKKLVHDRRGGYCFEQNGLLLLVLAAIGFDVIAISARVKIGYPRTEITPRTHQVLRIEIEGESWLADVGVGGLSSTAALKLELDSEQKTPHETRRIVRDDDLYFHQALLAGTWEDVCQMTLEPMPPIDREVANWYTSTHPQSRFKNLLMVAKAAPEGVRLTMLNDVFSVRDASGTATKTPIRTQEEMLDLLAEHFKMELQGDDRYDLPLLRG